One Cryobacterium psychrophilum DNA segment encodes these proteins:
- a CDS encoding PHP domain-containing protein, which produces MPVVRRFRAPIDLHTHSTVSDGTETPAELIRAAARAGLGTVALTDHDSTAGWDDAAETAITEDITLIPGMEFSTRVDYSSVHLLAYLFDPTDVGIVTEIARIRAARLTRAEQMVQRIGFDYALTWDDVLAQTMADATVGRPHIADALVARGHALTRSDAFAGILHWKSGYYQPHYAPDPLRAVELVRAAGGVPVIAHPATRGAVEVIPETRLAKLAHAGLFGLELEHRENRPEATAHLAELAKKYGLFVTGSSDYHGTGKPNRLGENTTAPEVLDRIIEQGRGCVPIYG; this is translated from the coding sequence ATGCCAGTCGTCCGTCGGTTTCGTGCCCCCATCGATCTGCACACGCATTCGACTGTGTCGGATGGCACAGAAACCCCCGCCGAACTCATTCGTGCTGCGGCTCGGGCAGGCCTTGGCACGGTCGCACTGACCGACCACGATTCGACTGCCGGGTGGGACGACGCGGCCGAAACGGCCATCACGGAGGACATCACCCTGATTCCGGGCATGGAATTCAGTACCAGGGTCGACTATTCCAGCGTTCACCTGCTCGCCTACCTCTTCGACCCAACGGATGTCGGCATCGTCACGGAGATCGCGCGTATTCGCGCCGCTCGACTGACGCGGGCCGAGCAGATGGTGCAGCGCATCGGTTTCGACTACGCCCTCACGTGGGACGATGTTCTTGCTCAAACCATGGCCGATGCCACCGTGGGTCGGCCGCACATCGCCGACGCGCTCGTGGCTCGCGGCCACGCCCTCACGCGCAGCGATGCCTTCGCTGGAATCCTGCACTGGAAGTCCGGCTACTACCAGCCGCACTATGCGCCGGACCCGTTGCGCGCCGTAGAACTGGTGCGCGCCGCCGGGGGAGTGCCCGTGATCGCGCACCCCGCGACGCGTGGCGCCGTGGAAGTCATTCCTGAGACCCGCCTCGCCAAGCTCGCGCACGCCGGACTATTCGGCCTCGAATTGGAGCATCGGGAGAATCGCCCGGAGGCCACCGCGCATCTGGCCGAACTTGCCAAAAAATATGGACTCTTCGTCACCGGGTCGAGCGACTACCACGGCACCGGCAAGCCCAACCGGCTTGGCGAGAACACCACCGCGCCCGAGGTGCTCGACCGCATCATTGAACAGGGACGCGGTTGCGTCCCCATCTACGGCTGA
- a CDS encoding DEAD/DEAH box helicase, protein MTFSELNIDQDMVDSLAAKGILEPFPIQTQTIPLALSGQDIIGQAKTGTGKTFGFGLPVIQRLGLNPEPGVQALIVVPTRELCVQVSEDLVLAARNRDTKIVSIYGGKAYEGQIEQLKAGAQIVVGTPGRLLDLANQRLLSFANVREMVLDEADKMLDLGFLSDIEKLFAQTPANRHTMLFSATMPGPIVALARRFMNRPVHIRASDPDEGLMQANIEHLVYRAHSMDKDEVIGRILMAESRGKTVIFTRTKRAAAKLVEELGDRGFNATAVHGDLNQEQRERAMASFKAGKKDILIATDVAARGIDVEDVTHVINHTIPEDEKAYLHRVGRTGRAGKTGIAVTFVDWDDMHKWSLINKALDFGQPEPMETYSSSPHLYTDLKIPAGSKGRLRATPVKEAAAGAPAGRAGRAESARSSASRSGSRSGSGRGDAGRADAARGGAPRTESVPANDGAERSGRSRSRTRVSPTTNPNAPAATPAAGTHDGGGAEHHDGNSAPLRRSRTRRRSPQSGGAV, encoded by the coding sequence GTGACTTTCTCCGAACTCAATATTGACCAGGACATGGTCGACTCCCTCGCAGCCAAGGGAATCCTCGAACCGTTTCCCATTCAAACCCAGACCATCCCCCTCGCGCTGTCCGGTCAGGACATCATCGGCCAGGCCAAGACCGGTACCGGCAAGACCTTCGGCTTTGGCCTTCCGGTCATCCAGCGTCTGGGCTTGAACCCGGAACCAGGCGTTCAGGCGCTCATTGTGGTTCCCACCCGCGAACTGTGCGTACAGGTCTCTGAAGACCTGGTCCTCGCCGCCCGCAACCGGGATACAAAGATCGTCTCCATTTACGGCGGCAAGGCCTACGAAGGTCAGATCGAGCAGCTCAAGGCCGGCGCACAGATCGTCGTCGGCACCCCCGGTCGGCTGCTCGACCTCGCCAACCAGCGCCTGCTGAGCTTCGCCAACGTGCGTGAGATGGTGCTCGACGAGGCCGACAAGATGCTCGACCTCGGGTTTCTCTCCGACATCGAGAAGCTCTTCGCGCAGACGCCGGCCAACCGCCATACGATGTTGTTCTCGGCCACGATGCCCGGACCGATCGTGGCGCTCGCTCGCCGGTTCATGAACCGTCCCGTCCACATTCGCGCGAGCGATCCCGATGAGGGCCTCATGCAGGCAAACATCGAGCACCTCGTCTACCGTGCACACAGCATGGACAAGGACGAGGTCATCGGTCGCATCCTCATGGCCGAGAGCCGCGGCAAGACCGTCATCTTCACGCGCACCAAGCGTGCGGCGGCGAAGCTTGTCGAAGAACTCGGCGACCGCGGTTTCAACGCCACCGCGGTGCACGGCGACCTGAACCAGGAACAACGCGAGCGCGCAATGGCCTCGTTCAAGGCGGGCAAGAAAGACATCCTCATCGCGACGGATGTTGCGGCTCGCGGCATCGACGTCGAAGACGTCACGCACGTCATCAACCACACGATCCCGGAAGACGAGAAGGCGTACCTGCACCGCGTGGGTCGCACCGGTCGTGCGGGCAAGACCGGCATCGCCGTCACCTTCGTCGACTGGGATGACATGCACAAGTGGTCACTCATCAACAAGGCCCTCGACTTCGGCCAGCCGGAACCGATGGAGACCTACTCCTCGTCACCGCATCTCTACACCGACCTGAAGATCCCTGCCGGGTCGAAGGGCCGTCTGCGAGCCACCCCGGTGAAAGAGGCTGCCGCCGGCGCACCCGCAGGCCGCGCGGGTCGCGCGGAGTCCGCTCGATCCAGTGCTTCCCGTTCCGGGTCACGGTCGGGTTCCGGTCGTGGTGACGCGGGCCGTGCCGATGCCGCTCGCGGTGGTGCTCCTCGCACCGAGAGCGTTCCGGCGAATGACGGCGCCGAGCGCTCCGGCCGCAGCCGTTCGCGCACGCGAGTGAGTCCCACGACCAATCCGAATGCCCCGGCCGCGACGCCGGCGGCGGGAACCCATGACGGCGGAGGCGCCGAGCACCACGACGGCAATAGCGCGCCGCTGCGCCGCAGCCGCACCCGTCGCCGTTCGCCGCAGTCCGGCGGCGCCGTTTAG